From a single Brassica rapa cultivar Chiifu-401-42 chromosome A01, CAAS_Brap_v3.01, whole genome shotgun sequence genomic region:
- the LOC103850841 gene encoding protein ECERIFERUM 26 — protein MEEDRVKLICKRTVVSTKPVEQGRLYRFSVFDHVMEPNHIRLVYYYQSSKAREPGEITKKLRESLAYTLNCYPIVTGRLVKETDGTEENRWKVKSNDAGVRMIEARATGTVEEWRSSVNREEELKLVHWEDMYHLPYYWSTFYVQVTEFESGGLAIGLSCTHLLADPVCAMMFIRTWADLTLTRNMMTPPIFHSLPPRRFSSHKLSNNQLLSHYNRSSSLTAPSPNITEDYMVTITLLFPDPMVQVGENEPGLTAFEILAGLFCVCVSRAKGKRNELTDMSLCLDVRKLLRLDQSYFGNCMVYHKVHYSKPVKAIDRLLLLSYVVQEIHNVTKGLLDYHAVMDLVEWLGSNNNNPISNGSDLVCTNLENMGNPRPMMFEEDLMLSHLSCYVEGPVAGGGQVIVLPSPSGEGPMSRVVMVSLPQREMVKVLEDELLQSFSPVLLWKLQNKKNNKD, from the exons ATGGAGGAGGACCGGGTGAAATTAATATGCAAAAGAACGGTAGTGAGCACGAAGCCTGTTGAACAAGGGCGATTGTACCGGTTCTCAGTATTCGACCACGTCATGGAACCTAATCACATCCGTCTAGTATACTATTACCAGTCTTCCAAAGCTAGAGAACCGGGAGAGATCACCAAAAAACTAAGGGAATCATTAGCGTATACTCTCAATTGTTATCCAATTGTAACCGGGAGATTGGTTAAGGAAACTGATGGTACGGAAGAGAACCGGTGGAAGGTGAAGAGCAACGACGCCGGGGTGAGAATGATTGAGGCGAGAGCTACCGGGACGGTTGAGGAATGGCGTAGCAGTGTAAATAGAGAGGAAGAGCTTAAGCTTGTTCATTGGGAGGACATGTATCATCTTCCTTATTATTGGTCTACCTTTTATGTTCAG GTAACTGAGTTTGAGAGTGGTGGGTTAGCTATTGGGTTAAGTTGTACACATCTATTAGCTGATCCAGTTTGTGCAATGATGTTTATTCGAACATGGGCTGATTTAACACTGACTCGAAACATGATGACTCCACCAATCTTCCATTCACTCCCACCTCGCAGGTTCTCTAGCCATAAGCTCTCTAACAACCAACTTCTTAGCCATTACAACAGATCTTCCTCCCTAACAGCTCCATCTCCAAACATAACCGAggattatatggttactattaCCCTTCTGTTCCCGGATCCGATGGTCCAAGTTGGCGAGAACGAGCCAGGGCTTACGGCATTTGAGATATTGGCTGGACTATTTTGTGTCTGTGTGAGTCGAGCCAAAGGGAAGAGGAACGAGCTTACGGACATGTCATTGTGCTTAGACGTTAGGAAACTATTGCGTTTAGACCAAAGTTATTTCGGTAACTGCATGGTTTATCACAAGGTTCATTATTCCAAACCTGTCAAGGCGATAGAtaggttattattattatcttatgTTGTTCAAGAGATTCATAATGTAACCAAGGGGCTACTAGACTACCACGCGGTCATGGATTTGGTCGAGTGGCTTGGTAGCAACAATAACAATCCGATATCCAACGGTTCGGATCTTGTTTGTACTAATCTAGAGAACATGGGGAATCCACGTCCAATGATGTTCGAGGAGGATTTGATGTTGAGCCACTTATCTTGCTACGTTGAAGGGCCTGTAGCTGGAGGTGGACAGGTCATAGTGCTTCCTTCACCGTCTGGGGAGGGACCAATGAGCCGAGTGGTTATGGTCAGTCTTCCTCAAAGAGAAATGGTCAAGGTTTTAGAGGATGAGCTTCTTCAAAGCTTTTCCCCTGTTTTACTTTGGaaa
- the LOC103850851 gene encoding V-type proton ATPase subunit c''2 codes for MSGMVDASSWGAALVRISPYTFSAIGIAISIGVSVLGAAWGIYITGSSLIGAAIEAPRITSKNLISVIFCEAVAIYGVIVAIILQTKLESVPSSKMYDAESLRAGYAIFASGIIVGFANLVCGLCVGIIGSSCALSDAQNSTLFVKILVIEIFGSALGLFGVIVGIIMSAQATWPTK; via the exons ATGTCTGGAATGGTTGATGCGAGCTCGTGGGGCGCGGCGTTGGTAAGGATCTCGCCGTACACTTTCTCCGCAATCGGAATCGCCATCTCGATCGGCGTCTCCGTCCTCGGTGCCGCCTG GGGGATTTACATAACGGGAAGTAGTTTGATCGGTGCGGCCATTGAAGCTCCTCGTATCACTTCCAAGAATCTCATCAG TGTAATCTTTTGTGAAGCTGTTGCTATATATGGCGTTATTGTTGCCATCATTCTGCAAACGAAGTTGGAGAGTGTACCGTCTTCAAAGATGTATGACGCGGAGTCTCTCAGAGCTGGATATGCAATCTTCGCATCTGGAATCATTGTTGGATTCGCCAACCTCGTATGTGG GTTATGTGTAGGAATCATTGGAAGCAGTTGCGCATTATCTGATGCTCAAAACTCAACACTCTTTGTGAAGATTCTTGTGATTGAGATCTTCGGAAGCGCTCTGGGGTTGTTTGGAGTTATCGTGGGGATCATTATGTCGGCACAAGCAACATGGCCGACCAAATAG
- the LOC103850860 gene encoding serine hydroxymethyltransferase 3, chloroplastic, translated as MEACCGATSMGSLQQSGGVQRPVFAPVMSPVNKFSQQLKFNFAGPNRSLFLKRSLVVERKASSVSVPAVETSNNEIPFEDYGRSEVDPEVDEIIKKEKNRQFRSLELIASENFTSRAVMETVGSCLTNKYSEGLPGKRYYGGNEFIDQLETLCQNRALATFRLDSTKWGVNVQPLSGSPANFAVYTAILKPHDRIMGLDLPHGGHLSHGFMTAKRRVSGTSIYFESMPYRLDESTGIVDYDMLEKTAVLFRPKLIIAGASAYSRDFDYPRMRKIADSVGAFLMMDMAHISGLVAASVVADPFEYCDIVTTTTHKSLRGPRGGMIFFKKDPVNGVELESAINNAVFPGLQGGPHNHTIGGLAVCLKHAQSPEFKAYQKRVVANCKALANRLVELGFDLVSGGSDNHLVLVDLRPLGMDGARVEKILDMASITLNKNSVPGDKSALVPGGIRIGTPAMTTRGLTEKDFVVVADLIKEGVEITMEAKKLVSGTKLGEFTKLVTSPDFPLREKVESLKERVESFTSRFPIPGV; from the exons ATGGAAGCTTGTTGTGGAGCTACTTCAATGGGTTCTCTTCAGCAATCTGGAGGGGTTCAAAGACCTGTCTTTGCTCCAGTAATGTCCCCAGTGAACAAGTTTTCTCAGCAACTGAAATTCAATTTTGCCGGACCTAACCGTTCTTTGTTTCTGAAAAGAAGCCTGGTCGTTGAAAGGAAAGCGTCTTCTGTCTCGGTACCTGCTGTGGAGACTAGCA ACAATGAAATCCCTTTTGAGGACTATGGTCGTTCTGAAGTTGATCCAGAGGTCGATGAGATTATCAAAAAGGAGAAAAACAGACAGTTCAGGAGCTTGGAGCTTATTGCTTCCGAGAATTTCACATCCCGAGCTGTTATGGAGACTGTTGGATCATGCCTTACCAACAAGTATTCTGAGGGTCTACCTGGTAAAAG GTATTATGGTGGCAATGAGTTCATCGATCAGCTGGAGACACTTTGCCAGAACAGGGCTTTAGCTACCTTCCGCTTAGATTCAACCAAATGGGGAGTTAACGTTCAGCCCTTATCTGGTTCACCTGCAAACTTTGCTGTGTACACTGCCATACTTAAGCCTCATGATCGAATCATG GGTTTGGATTTACCTCATGGAGGCCATCTGTCACACGGGTTCATGACTGCCAAAAGGCGTGTATCTGGAACTTCAATTTACTTTGAGTCCATGCCTTATCGACTTGATGAATCAACAG GCATTGTGGACTATGATATGCTCGAGAAAACTGCTGTGCTGTTCCGACCAAAGCTTATAATCGCAGGAGCTAGTGCCTACAGCCGAGATTTCGACTATCCTCGCATGAGGAAG ATTGCGGACTCAGTTGGTGCTTTTCTGATGATGGATATGGCTCATATCAGTGGACTTGTGGCTGCCTCTGTGGTTGCCGATCCTTTTGAGTATTGTGATATTGTCACAACCACCACTCACAAG TCTTTGAGGGGTCCGAGAGGTGGAATGATCTTCTTCAAGAAGGATCCAGTTAATGGGGTTGAACTTGAATCTGCCATTAACAACGCTGTCTTCCCTGGTCTACAG GGTGGACCTCATAACCACACAATTGGAGGATTAGCAGTCTGCTTGAAACACGCACAGTCGCCTGAATTCAAGGCTTACCAGAAAAGA GTTGTGGCTAACTGTAAGGCTCTAGCTAACCGGTTGGTTGAACTCGGGTTTGATCTGGTTTCTGGTGGCAGTGACAATCATCTGGTCCTTGTTGATCTTAGACCATTG GGCATGGATGGTGCTCGGGTTGAGAAAATCTTAGACATGGCGTCCATTACACTCAACAAGAACTCTGTCCCTG GGGATAAGAGTGCGTTGGTTCCAGGGGGAATAAGGATAGGAACACCTGCGATGACGACAAGAGGACTAACGGAGAAAGACTTTGTGGTGGTTGCTGACTTGATCAAGGAAGGTGTGGAGATCACTATGGAAGCCAAGAAGCTGGTTTCAGGAACAAAGCTTGGAGAGTTCACCAAGCTGGTGACATCTCCTGACTTCCCATTGAGAGAGAAGGTGGAGTCTCTCAAGGAGAGAGTCGAATCATTCACCTCTCGTTTCCCCATTCCTGGAGTTtga
- the LOC103850870 gene encoding probable boron transporter 7 isoform X3 codes for MEGANTPFAGIVNDFNGRRKCYKQDWLAAFNSGVRILAPTLYIFIASALPVIAFGEQLSRETDRSLGIAESLASTAICGIIHSIFGGQPLLIVGVAEPTIIMYTYLHSFSKGRPELGQKLYLAWAGWVCVWTAVLLILLATLNAANIISRFTRIAGELFGMLITVLFFQEAVKGLLGEFLVPKSEDPSLEAYQSHWRYTNGLLAVIFSFGLLYTALKSRRARSWRYGFRWMRGFIGDYGTLLMLVLWSALSFTVPRDIPEGVPRRLELPLPWDSESLYHWTVVKDMGNVPPLYILAAFIPAIMIAGLYFFDHCVSAQMAQQKEFNLKNPSAYHYDIFILGIMTLICGLLGLPPSNGVIPQSPMHTKSLAVLKRQQMRKKMVQKAKECMKAKASNSEIYGKMQDVFIEMETSPKIPVQATSVVKELENLKEAVMKADGGGGGDTKGKKFDPEVLIEDHLPVRVNEQRVSNLLQSILVGLLIFVVPLLRMIPTSVLWGYFTYMAVDSLPGNQFWERLLLLFITPGRRFKVLEGLHASFMEIVPYKSIVMFTLFQLLYFLICYGVTWIPVGGILFPLPFFFLIALRQYILPKIFDPSHLQVLDSSEYEEMVGAPHNLPMSSVEISEDDFYDAEILDEITTSRGELKHRTLSAREGTSHMVYPENSGHS; via the exons ATGGAGGGAGCCAATACCCCGTTTGCGGGAATTGTTAATGATTTCAATGGAAGAAGAAAGTGTTACAAACAAGACTGGCTTGCTGCCTTCAACTCTGGTGTTAG GATACTGGCACCAACTCTGTACATTTTCATTGCCTCTGCACTCCCTGTGATTGCGTTCGGCGAGCAGTTAAGCAGAGAGACAG ATCGAAGTCTTGGCATAGCGGAATCATTAGCTTCCACTGCTATTTGTGGAATTATCCATTCTATTTTTGGTGGACAACCTCTGTTGATTGTAGGCGTTGCAGAACCCACTATTATAATGTATACTTACCTTCACAGCTTCAGCAAAGGCAGGCCTGAACTGGGTCAGAAACTCTACTTAGCCTGGGCAGGATG GGTCTGTGTCTGGACAGCAGTTTTGCTCATCCTTCTTGCAACGTTAAACGCAGCCAACATCATTTCTAGATTTACCAGAATTGCAGGAGAGCTCTTTGGAATGCTGATTACCGTTCTGTTTTTCCAAGAGGCTGTTAAG GGACTTCTGGGCGAGTTTCTTGTCCCAAAATCTGAAGATCCAAGTTTGGAAGCGTATCAGTCCCACTGGCGGTATACCAATGGGCTCCTTGCAGTCATCTTCTCATTCGGTCTTCTTTACACCGCTCTTAAAAGCAGAAGAGCACGTTCATGGAGATATGGCTTTA GGTGGATGCGAGGCTTTATAGGTGATTATGGAACTCTCCTCATGCTTGTGTTGTGGAGCGCACTCTCATTCACAGTCCCCAGAGATATTCCTGAAGGAGTTCCAAGGAGGCTGGAGTTACCTCTTCCTTGGGATTCAGAGTCCTTGTATCACTGGACAGTAGTCAAG GATATGGGAAACGTCCCTCCTCTTTACATCCTTGCTGCATTTATACCAGCTATCATGATAGCTGGTCTATACTTCTTTGATCACTGTGTATCTGCGCAAATGGCTCAGCAGAAGGAGTTCAATTTGAAAAATCCGTCGGCTTATCACTATGACATCTTTATTTTAGGAATCATG ACATTAATCTGTGGCTTACTTGGACTTCCTCCTTCGAACGGTGTCATTCCACAGTCCCCTATGCACACAAAGAGTCTTGCAGTTCTTAAAAGGCAGCAAATGCGAAAGAAAATGGTCCAGAAAGCCAAAGAATGCATGAAGGCAAAAGCAAGCAACTCAGAGATCTACGGTAAGATGCAAGATGTGTTTATAGAAATGGAAACATCACCAAAG ATACCTGTGCAGGCTACTTCAGTGGTGAAAGAGCTAGAAAACTTGAAAGAAGCAGTGATGAAAGCTgacggtggaggaggaggagacacAAAGGGAAAGAAGTTCGATCCAGAAGTACTGATAGAAGACCATTTGCCTGTCAGAGTAAATGAGCAACGAGTGAGCAATCTCTTGCAATCAATCCTTGTTGGATTGTTGATATTCGTGGTACCGCTTCTCAGAATGATACCAACTTCAGTTCTGTGGGGTTACTTCACTTACATGGCTGTTGATAGTCTTCCCGGGAATCAGTTCTGGGAAAGGCTTCTGCTACTATTCATCACTCCTGGTCGTCGATTCAA AGTTCTTGAAGGCTTACATGCATCATTTATGGAGATAGTACCGTACAAGTCGATTGTTATGTTTACACTCTTCCAGCTTCTGTATTTTCTGATATGCTATGGAGTGACATGGATACCAGTAGGAGGGATTCTGTTCCCATTGCCATTCTTCTTCCTCATTGCTTTAAGACAGTACATCCTCCCCAAGATATTTGATCCGTCTCATCTCCAAGTTTTGGATTCTTCAGAGTATGAAGAGATGGTTGGTGC ACCGCATAACCTTCCTATGAGTTCTGTTGAGATCAGTGAAGACGACTTTTACGATGCAGAGATTCTTGATGAGATTACTACTAGCAGGGGTGAACTTAAGCATAGAACCTTAAGTGCCAGGGAGGGAACATCCCACATG GTGTATCCGGAAAACAGTGGACATTCCTAA
- the LOC103850870 gene encoding probable boron transporter 7 isoform X2: MEGANTPFAGIVNDFNGRRKCYKQDWLAAFNSGVRILAPTLYIFIASALPVIAFGEQLSRETDRSLGIAESLASTAICGIIHSIFGGQPLLIVGVAEPTIIMYTYLHSFSKGRPELGQKLYLAWAGWVCVWTAVLLILLATLNAANIISRFTRIAGELFGMLITVLFFQEAVKGLLGEFLVPKSEDPSLEAYQSHWRYTNGLLAVIFSFGLLYTALKSRRARSWRYGFRWMRGFIGDYGTLLMLVLWSALSFTVPRDIPEGVPRRLELPLPWDSESLYHWTVVKDMGNVPPLYILAAFIPAIMIAGLYFFDHCVSAQMAQQKEFNLKNPSAYHYDIFILGIMTLICGLLGLPPSNGVIPQSPMHTKSLAVLKRQQMRKKMVQKAKECMKAKASNSEIYGKMQDVFIEMETSPKATSVVKELENLKEAVMKADGGGGGDTKGKKFDPEVLIEDHLPVRVNEQRVSNLLQSILVGLLIFVVPLLRMIPTSVLWGYFTYMAVDSLPGNQFWERLLLLFITPGRRFKVLEGLHASFMEIVPYKSIVMFTLFQLLYFLICYGVTWIPVGGILFPLPFFFLIALRQYILPKIFDPSHLQVLDSSEYEEMVGATHSSFGINGEPHNLPMSSVEISEDDFYDAEILDEITTSRGELKHRTLSAREGTSHMVYPENSGHS; the protein is encoded by the exons ATGGAGGGAGCCAATACCCCGTTTGCGGGAATTGTTAATGATTTCAATGGAAGAAGAAAGTGTTACAAACAAGACTGGCTTGCTGCCTTCAACTCTGGTGTTAG GATACTGGCACCAACTCTGTACATTTTCATTGCCTCTGCACTCCCTGTGATTGCGTTCGGCGAGCAGTTAAGCAGAGAGACAG ATCGAAGTCTTGGCATAGCGGAATCATTAGCTTCCACTGCTATTTGTGGAATTATCCATTCTATTTTTGGTGGACAACCTCTGTTGATTGTAGGCGTTGCAGAACCCACTATTATAATGTATACTTACCTTCACAGCTTCAGCAAAGGCAGGCCTGAACTGGGTCAGAAACTCTACTTAGCCTGGGCAGGATG GGTCTGTGTCTGGACAGCAGTTTTGCTCATCCTTCTTGCAACGTTAAACGCAGCCAACATCATTTCTAGATTTACCAGAATTGCAGGAGAGCTCTTTGGAATGCTGATTACCGTTCTGTTTTTCCAAGAGGCTGTTAAG GGACTTCTGGGCGAGTTTCTTGTCCCAAAATCTGAAGATCCAAGTTTGGAAGCGTATCAGTCCCACTGGCGGTATACCAATGGGCTCCTTGCAGTCATCTTCTCATTCGGTCTTCTTTACACCGCTCTTAAAAGCAGAAGAGCACGTTCATGGAGATATGGCTTTA GGTGGATGCGAGGCTTTATAGGTGATTATGGAACTCTCCTCATGCTTGTGTTGTGGAGCGCACTCTCATTCACAGTCCCCAGAGATATTCCTGAAGGAGTTCCAAGGAGGCTGGAGTTACCTCTTCCTTGGGATTCAGAGTCCTTGTATCACTGGACAGTAGTCAAG GATATGGGAAACGTCCCTCCTCTTTACATCCTTGCTGCATTTATACCAGCTATCATGATAGCTGGTCTATACTTCTTTGATCACTGTGTATCTGCGCAAATGGCTCAGCAGAAGGAGTTCAATTTGAAAAATCCGTCGGCTTATCACTATGACATCTTTATTTTAGGAATCATG ACATTAATCTGTGGCTTACTTGGACTTCCTCCTTCGAACGGTGTCATTCCACAGTCCCCTATGCACACAAAGAGTCTTGCAGTTCTTAAAAGGCAGCAAATGCGAAAGAAAATGGTCCAGAAAGCCAAAGAATGCATGAAGGCAAAAGCAAGCAACTCAGAGATCTACGGTAAGATGCAAGATGTGTTTATAGAAATGGAAACATCACCAAAG GCTACTTCAGTGGTGAAAGAGCTAGAAAACTTGAAAGAAGCAGTGATGAAAGCTgacggtggaggaggaggagacacAAAGGGAAAGAAGTTCGATCCAGAAGTACTGATAGAAGACCATTTGCCTGTCAGAGTAAATGAGCAACGAGTGAGCAATCTCTTGCAATCAATCCTTGTTGGATTGTTGATATTCGTGGTACCGCTTCTCAGAATGATACCAACTTCAGTTCTGTGGGGTTACTTCACTTACATGGCTGTTGATAGTCTTCCCGGGAATCAGTTCTGGGAAAGGCTTCTGCTACTATTCATCACTCCTGGTCGTCGATTCAA AGTTCTTGAAGGCTTACATGCATCATTTATGGAGATAGTACCGTACAAGTCGATTGTTATGTTTACACTCTTCCAGCTTCTGTATTTTCTGATATGCTATGGAGTGACATGGATACCAGTAGGAGGGATTCTGTTCCCATTGCCATTCTTCTTCCTCATTGCTTTAAGACAGTACATCCTCCCCAAGATATTTGATCCGTCTCATCTCCAAGTTTTGGATTCTTCAGAGTATGAAGAGATGGTTGGTGCAACACACTCCAGCTTCGGTATCAAT GGGGAACCGCATAACCTTCCTATGAGTTCTGTTGAGATCAGTGAAGACGACTTTTACGATGCAGAGATTCTTGATGAGATTACTACTAGCAGGGGTGAACTTAAGCATAGAACCTTAAGTGCCAGGGAGGGAACATCCCACATG GTGTATCCGGAAAACAGTGGACATTCCTAA
- the LOC103850870 gene encoding probable boron transporter 7 isoform X1: protein MEGANTPFAGIVNDFNGRRKCYKQDWLAAFNSGVRILAPTLYIFIASALPVIAFGEQLSRETDRSLGIAESLASTAICGIIHSIFGGQPLLIVGVAEPTIIMYTYLHSFSKGRPELGQKLYLAWAGWVCVWTAVLLILLATLNAANIISRFTRIAGELFGMLITVLFFQEAVKGLLGEFLVPKSEDPSLEAYQSHWRYTNGLLAVIFSFGLLYTALKSRRARSWRYGFRWMRGFIGDYGTLLMLVLWSALSFTVPRDIPEGVPRRLELPLPWDSESLYHWTVVKDMGNVPPLYILAAFIPAIMIAGLYFFDHCVSAQMAQQKEFNLKNPSAYHYDIFILGIMTLICGLLGLPPSNGVIPQSPMHTKSLAVLKRQQMRKKMVQKAKECMKAKASNSEIYGKMQDVFIEMETSPKIPVQATSVVKELENLKEAVMKADGGGGGDTKGKKFDPEVLIEDHLPVRVNEQRVSNLLQSILVGLLIFVVPLLRMIPTSVLWGYFTYMAVDSLPGNQFWERLLLLFITPGRRFKVLEGLHASFMEIVPYKSIVMFTLFQLLYFLICYGVTWIPVGGILFPLPFFFLIALRQYILPKIFDPSHLQVLDSSEYEEMVGATHSSFGINGEPHNLPMSSVEISEDDFYDAEILDEITTSRGELKHRTLSAREGTSHMVYPENSGHS from the exons ATGGAGGGAGCCAATACCCCGTTTGCGGGAATTGTTAATGATTTCAATGGAAGAAGAAAGTGTTACAAACAAGACTGGCTTGCTGCCTTCAACTCTGGTGTTAG GATACTGGCACCAACTCTGTACATTTTCATTGCCTCTGCACTCCCTGTGATTGCGTTCGGCGAGCAGTTAAGCAGAGAGACAG ATCGAAGTCTTGGCATAGCGGAATCATTAGCTTCCACTGCTATTTGTGGAATTATCCATTCTATTTTTGGTGGACAACCTCTGTTGATTGTAGGCGTTGCAGAACCCACTATTATAATGTATACTTACCTTCACAGCTTCAGCAAAGGCAGGCCTGAACTGGGTCAGAAACTCTACTTAGCCTGGGCAGGATG GGTCTGTGTCTGGACAGCAGTTTTGCTCATCCTTCTTGCAACGTTAAACGCAGCCAACATCATTTCTAGATTTACCAGAATTGCAGGAGAGCTCTTTGGAATGCTGATTACCGTTCTGTTTTTCCAAGAGGCTGTTAAG GGACTTCTGGGCGAGTTTCTTGTCCCAAAATCTGAAGATCCAAGTTTGGAAGCGTATCAGTCCCACTGGCGGTATACCAATGGGCTCCTTGCAGTCATCTTCTCATTCGGTCTTCTTTACACCGCTCTTAAAAGCAGAAGAGCACGTTCATGGAGATATGGCTTTA GGTGGATGCGAGGCTTTATAGGTGATTATGGAACTCTCCTCATGCTTGTGTTGTGGAGCGCACTCTCATTCACAGTCCCCAGAGATATTCCTGAAGGAGTTCCAAGGAGGCTGGAGTTACCTCTTCCTTGGGATTCAGAGTCCTTGTATCACTGGACAGTAGTCAAG GATATGGGAAACGTCCCTCCTCTTTACATCCTTGCTGCATTTATACCAGCTATCATGATAGCTGGTCTATACTTCTTTGATCACTGTGTATCTGCGCAAATGGCTCAGCAGAAGGAGTTCAATTTGAAAAATCCGTCGGCTTATCACTATGACATCTTTATTTTAGGAATCATG ACATTAATCTGTGGCTTACTTGGACTTCCTCCTTCGAACGGTGTCATTCCACAGTCCCCTATGCACACAAAGAGTCTTGCAGTTCTTAAAAGGCAGCAAATGCGAAAGAAAATGGTCCAGAAAGCCAAAGAATGCATGAAGGCAAAAGCAAGCAACTCAGAGATCTACGGTAAGATGCAAGATGTGTTTATAGAAATGGAAACATCACCAAAG ATACCTGTGCAGGCTACTTCAGTGGTGAAAGAGCTAGAAAACTTGAAAGAAGCAGTGATGAAAGCTgacggtggaggaggaggagacacAAAGGGAAAGAAGTTCGATCCAGAAGTACTGATAGAAGACCATTTGCCTGTCAGAGTAAATGAGCAACGAGTGAGCAATCTCTTGCAATCAATCCTTGTTGGATTGTTGATATTCGTGGTACCGCTTCTCAGAATGATACCAACTTCAGTTCTGTGGGGTTACTTCACTTACATGGCTGTTGATAGTCTTCCCGGGAATCAGTTCTGGGAAAGGCTTCTGCTACTATTCATCACTCCTGGTCGTCGATTCAA AGTTCTTGAAGGCTTACATGCATCATTTATGGAGATAGTACCGTACAAGTCGATTGTTATGTTTACACTCTTCCAGCTTCTGTATTTTCTGATATGCTATGGAGTGACATGGATACCAGTAGGAGGGATTCTGTTCCCATTGCCATTCTTCTTCCTCATTGCTTTAAGACAGTACATCCTCCCCAAGATATTTGATCCGTCTCATCTCCAAGTTTTGGATTCTTCAGAGTATGAAGAGATGGTTGGTGCAACACACTCCAGCTTCGGTATCAAT GGGGAACCGCATAACCTTCCTATGAGTTCTGTTGAGATCAGTGAAGACGACTTTTACGATGCAGAGATTCTTGATGAGATTACTACTAGCAGGGGTGAACTTAAGCATAGAACCTTAAGTGCCAGGGAGGGAACATCCCACATG GTGTATCCGGAAAACAGTGGACATTCCTAA